A section of the Paralichthys olivaceus isolate ysfri-2021 chromosome 14, ASM2471397v2, whole genome shotgun sequence genome encodes:
- the LOC109630532 gene encoding intraflagellar transport protein 88 homolog codes for MWGNNGDLSWVYPASHPVSGGIGSSSPSDTLRVLFNLANQFENNEMYPEGYGLLRLNMANIYVKQKNYPKAIKIYCNVLDQTHNCHKESRVKLKQNIGVVIVHMRRYQDAISYFEEVMTESPNVTVGYNLVLCYYAIGDKKKMRDGFEMLILAPLGTDNKDKHCPSETLNCFLELHTILRNDNQVIYQLVNLYAILGDNHQAIEMLMHIISSTPTDPNALAKLGQLHNAVGDKLQAYQYYYESFKLFPCNMEVIEWLAAYHIETQSCGKAVQLFERAAVLHPAQVRWQLYVAACYRRNGDYQKALERYKHIHLLFPENVECLRFLVNLCTDMGLKEAEKYTSKLEKLKRNREQRLNSGRLPSAHDQRENAEGNTASVDSINSTKQEKRRSQKRSIITSDEPFEVISPKQLGQENVLFVFTFTLEINNMFKAVLPPLPLSRICCLGFQDNAGKGVKAKNDLNL; via the exons ATGTGGGGAAACAACGGCGACCTGTCctgggtgtaccccgcctctcacccagtATCAggtgggattggctccagttccCCCAGCGACACTCTAAGG GTTTTGTTCAATCTTGCAAACCAGTTTGAGAACAACGAGATGTACCCAGAGGGTTATG GCCTACTGAGGCTCAACATGGCCAATATCTATGTCAAACAAAAGAACTACCCCAAAGCCATCAAGATCTACTGCAATGTACTGGATCAGACCCACAACTGTCACAAGGAGAGTAGGGTTAAGCTCAAGCAGAATATTGGCGTGGTCATTGTTCACATGCGCAGGTACCAAGATGCCATTAGTTATTTTGAAGAGGTCATGACAGAGAGCCCCAACGTCACAGTGGGCTACAACCTTGTCCTGTGCTACTACGCCATCGGTGACAAGAAGAAGATGAGGGATGGGTTCGAGATGCTCATTTTGGCCCCTCTGGGCACTGATAATAAGGACAAGCACTGCCCGTCTGAG ACTCTGAACTGCTTCCTGGAGCTCCACACCATTCTGAGGAACGACAACCAAGTCATTTACCAGCTTGTCAACCT ATATGCCATTCTAGGGGATAACCACCAGGCGATCGAGATGCTGATGCACATCATCAGTTCAACTCCCACCGACCCCAATGCACTGGCTAAGCTGGGGCAGCTGCATAATGCTGTGGGGGACAAGCTGCAGGCTTACCAGTACTACTACGAG TCCTTCAAGCTCTTCCCTTGCAACATGGAAGTGATTGAGTGGCTTGCGGCGTATCACATAGAGACTCAGTCCTGTGGGAAGGCCGTCCAATTATTTGAGAGAGCTGCAGTCCTGCA TCCAGCGCAGGTGAGATGGCAGCTCTATGTCGCAGCCTGCTACAGGAGAAATG GAGACTACCAGAAGGCTCTGGAAAGATACAAACACATCCACCTCCTGTTTCCAGAGAATGTGGAAT GTCTGCGTTTCCTGGTGAATCTGTGCACGGATATGGGACTAAAGGAAGCCGAAAAATACACCAGCAAGTTGGAGAAATTGAAGAGGAACAGAGAACAG AGGCTGAATTCGGGGCGATTGCCCAGTGCACATGACCAAAGAGAAAACGCAGAGGGCAACACCGCCAGTGTTG ACAGCATCAATAGCACCAAACAAGAGAAGCGGAGATCCCAGAAAAGGTCGATCATTACCTCTGACGAGCCCTTCGAGGTCATCTCCCCAAAACAACTGGGTCAGGAAAATGTTCTCTTCGTCTTCACCTTTACATTGGAAATCAATAACATGTTTAAAGCTGTGTTGCCTCCTTTGCCTTTGAGCCGTATATGTTGTTTGGGATTCCAGGACAACGCTGGAAAAGGTGTAAAAGCTAAAAATGATCTTAATCTCTAA